The following is a genomic window from Pseudomonadota bacterium.
ATGGCGCCCGAATGCCGCAATCGTTTGACGGTGCAGCCATAGTTGAATGTCGCACCGAGGCGCTCGGCGGCGGCGGCCAGGGCGCGGCTGAACTTATGTGCATCGCCGGTCTGTTCCTGATGGTAGTGCAAGCCGCCGGCGAAGCGGACACGGCTAGCGCTGAGCGCCGGCTCGATGGCGAGGCATTCCTGCCACGTCATTTTCACCGGTCGGCGCGCCGGATCATCTTCGCCGAGCGCGGCATTTGTGGCGGCGGTATATTTACTGGCGTCGCGGTAGAGCCTCAGCACGCCGAGGCCGCTATGGTCAAAATCAAGCGGCTCGGCTTGGCGCAATTCCGCCAGCACCGCCATGCTGTAAACCGCGAGGCGCCGGAGATCAGCGGTGATACGCGCCACCCGCGCGGCGGTGCAATTGCGCAAAAACCTCGCGCCCCACAGCCAACGCTCGGGCGCTGGCGAAAAGCGCACCCGGTACGGCGCATCAGCACGGGCGAAATTGCGCAGCACCATACCCGGCACGTCGGGCGCCAACCACGGGTGGATGGTCTCACCAAGAAGCTGGCCGCCATTGGCGTAACTGGCCTCCAAGCCGGGTCCTTCGCGGCGCTCCAGCACCTGCACCTCATGCCCGGCGCGCACGAGATAATAGGCTGCCGCCACGCCGACCACGCCCGCTCCCAGCACCAGTACTTTCATCGCCACCGCCCCAGATCGATTTGCATTGGCGCGATGGTAGTACAGCCCTAAGATCGGCCCTAGGAAATTGCAGATAATTCAACGGGGAGACTTCAAGATGGCATTTACGGAAGTGAACGGCGCCAACCTCTGGTACGAGGTGACGGGCGAAGGCGATCCGGTGATCCATATTCACGGCGCCGGGTTCGGCCATTTCAATTTCGCCACGGCGACGCCGATCGAATCGAAATATTTCCAATGCGTCGATTTCGATCAACGCGGCTACGGCCAATCCGACAAGCCGATCCAGGATTACGATATGGAAGTGTGGGCCGACGATGTCGCCGGGCTAATGGACTTTCTCGGCCTGGAAACCGCGCATATA
Proteins encoded in this region:
- a CDS encoding D-amino acid dehydrogenase encodes the protein MKVLVLGAGVVGVAAAYYLVRAGHEVQVLERREGPGLEASYANGGQLLGETIHPWLAPDVPGMVLRNFARADAPYRVRFSPAPERWLWGARFLRNCTAARVARITADLRRLAVYSMAVLAELRQAEPLDFDHSGLGVLRLYRDASKYTAATNAALGEDDPARRPVKMTWQECLAIEPALSASRVRFAGGLHYHQEQTGDAHKFSRALAAAAERLGATFNYGCTVKRLRHSGAMVTGVETDQGDVTADTVLLSLGCHSAQLLRPLGLRVPIYPVKGYAQTLLADGAGAPKMALQDVAHKTGITPFGNRLRIAGTAELDGFNKRADPRRAAALLDDLMAILPNCGDPSKAELWTGLRPLTPDCTPIIGPTPCDNLYVDTGHGSLGWTLACGSGRVIADIISGRPPAVSLDGFTINRFL